The genomic stretch GTATGATTCCAACgggaaagtaaactaatgggcAGTAGCAGTAACTAAAAGGGAATATATGAATTGAACCTCAAATGGTAAGTTTTGCAGGAGGATAAGGTTAAGGATGATGCTGATGATGATGGATGGTGCGAGATGAGAAGAGAATTCTTTAAATCCAAAACCAAGCCTAATTTCTACATTGCATGCTAacacatctttgcatgcacccTTTGATTATGCCACTGGGCAATCTTCGATTAGTGTCTCAAACAAATACAAAGACACGGGAGTAAACAGAGATGTTTTGTAGCACTGAGATGGTACAGTAGGAGAGTAATACATTGTCTCAATGTGCATCTCAAAATAAAGCACACTAGTACCTATATATTCGGTACCTCTATCACAGTGTCTTGTCCCACCCTCCCTCGTTAAACAAATGCAGCCATATTGTAATGCCTGCTACACAAGTATTTTGTATGTGTTGATCAACattgagcttcttcttcttgatgaatgacaagcttTGTTCCCAACTCTTTCCTAGGCTTAGGGGAAAGCCCTTTAGCCAACATCTCCTCATCATACTTCCTTGCCATATCAATTAATCCCTTCTCGACAAGAGCGTCAATCAAAGCATTGTAAGCAGATGCATCAGGGCTGCACCCAAGCTGCTCCATCTTGTCCCACACCATGAACACCAGCCTTAGAAACCCCCATCTCGCAAACTTCCTCATCAGCATCACATACGTGTCCATGTTGGGCCTCACCCCACTCCCAACCATTCTATCAAACAACCCAATCATCTCTTTAGGCTTCTCAAGTGTCGCAAAGAAACAATGATATGAAACTGTGTTGGGATAGCAGTCATCCCTACGCATTACATTGAGCAATGCAAGTGCTTCCTTATGCCTATAGCTATCACACAAGAGCCTCATTATAGTGTTGTATGTTACCACAGTCGGCTTAATCCCCAACTCCTTCATCTCATTGAAGACCCTGATTGAGAAATCAACACCTTGGGAGAGACCAATTGCACGAATCACTATGTTGTAAACAACCACATCTAATTTGATCCTCTGGCTCTTCAGGTTCTTGTAGAGCTTCACAGCCTTCCATGACTTCCCACTCTTGCAGAGTATGTCCATGAATATGGAGTAAGAGTGAAGATCCTTGTGGACCCCTTTAGCGTCCATCTCCTCCCAAAACTCGCGGCACTTGCTCCACCAACCCATCTTGTACCACCCGCGAAGAACCATGTTGGAGATCTTGGTTTTCCCAACGCTATCGATGAAGCCAGCATCAATGAGAAGGTCCTTGTTGTTGCCGAGGACGATGTCTTGGGCTTCGAGGACGTGCTTGTGGTCGCAAAGGGCATCGATGAGGTTGGAGAAGGAGGTGTGATCCTTGAGGTTAAACTGGGAGAGGCGATGAAAGGTGGAAATGGCATCGTTTACGGCATGGGCAGAGGCATAGCGGTGGAACATGAGGCGGAAGGTGGTGTGATCGGGTTGGGAATGAGGGTTCCACCGCATGCGGTGGATGAGGTCCCAACAGAGGTCGAACTCGAAGTACTTGGCGAGAATGTCAAGGATGTTGTTATAGGTGGTGGTGGAGTGACGGAAGTGGTGGTGGGACTCCACCCAGTTGAAGAAGTCAAAGGCCTTCTTCCAATCGTTACTGAAGGACACAAGGGTTTCCCGAACCGTAGCTTCATCCAATTGAATGGAATCATCGGAATGAAACTTAAGGAAGAAGTAGCTACTGATACGATGAAATGAAGAGTGTTGAAGTCGAATGGCGCTTTTGCTTGAGAAGAGTGAATGCATTGCTTCTCTTCTTCGGTGCTAGCTAAATCAAACACAGCTTAATCTATGAGATTCATTAAACGGATGGTGTTCCTCCTTTACACTCAGCTAAATCAAACCCCCTATTTACACTCAGCTTTTCAATGAAACATTACCAATCATACACCAAAAACAGAGAGAACTTACAAATGACGGTTAATGCAATTGTAATTACTAGGAAATCGACAACGAAAATTAAACATCAGAATCATAGGAATAATCGACAAACCGGGATGTGtgtgagagagaaagagagagaaaaccTGGAGAAGCGGCGGCGGCTGTTAAAGGCGCGGAGCTTGTTGGTTAGAAGAGAGACTCACGAGAGCTCAAGCAGAAAAGGAGAGAGGACCCAGAGAAAAATCGGTCACTGAAGCCTGGTCGAAACCCTAATCCAATGTCCTCACATTCGCGAATTGGGTGTTTCAAACGGGTCGGGTCAGAACAATTGGTCCGAAACCACAACAATCGGGCCGCCCCCGTTGGACGCGGCAGAATCGCGACGGAGGAATCGGAGCAGCTCAGCAGCGTGCAGAATCGTAGGATCGAATgcagctttttatttttctcatttatTTGTTTTGGACTAATTAAATGaactttgtttattttaaattgtagtgtgcattttattttataatagggCGGAACTAGATGAAATATTTTAGGGGtcaaaaatatttgtataataaaattttaaagaggttaaactgaaatttacatataatttatatgtaaaaaattaaaattataggGAGCATTGTCTCTTTTCTCTCCATGTAATTTCATCCctgttttataataaattaaattatgtgggtattatttattttaatcttattaGTCTCTGTGTGTCTTTTGTAATAGGAAATAATTTagcaaataatattttaaaaattattataaaatccATTTTAATAGATCAGTTATTTGTAGATTAtgttaatttataatttttttatgactaCATAATATTATAATTGTGTCAGTAGATTAAGTGATTAACacattttattttgaaataatcCAATCTTAAATgcttaaaataaattaaaaagtaaacTCAATTAGTTAAGGATTTTAATATGAAGAACTAGCATTGACAAAAGATAACCATGTTTTAGATATGTAAATTCAccggaaaacaaaggaatattTGGCTATCTCAAACAAGTTATTTGCAAAACGTATTCTAGGGCtattaaggaaaaaaaaaaacttttagaGTGTCATTAATAAAATCTTATGATACATCAAAGTAATATCTGACAATGCATTATGTTTTGGAGGTTTTAGATTTATTatcaatgttatattttatttgaaatttacAAAAGATTTTGGCTACAGAAGTCTACTACTAATTATATGTTTATATTTGTAGGAGGAACAATAAGCTAATTTTGTAAGTTTAATCTATTATTGcactatttattatataaatttattaagcaaatatgataaataagtaaataactaaatatatatttttatatcatGGGCTTAGTCTTACAAGCCTAACCCATCTGCCTAGACTACCCGACTGAAACCTCATCCCAACCCAACTGAAACGAAGGTCCTCTGCGCCACTTTGATGCTTGGCAagatgagttttgtggccacCAAACGCTACTCTATCGTTGTAGCCTTACTCTTTCCATATTTTGTCTAAGGCCAAAATGACAAGCGAAATGCTGGTAACATGCTGTCGTTGTTGCTTATCGATGCCTTGTCTACTCTTTTTGTCATGGTTGCGACGACACTTGGTTGGACTTACTCGTGCATGGACTTCATCACTACCACCGGAATAGACGCCTGACTCCACTTTTAGACGCGCTTCACTTCTCCAAATCGGTTCTGGTCCTCAATGGTTGCCTCTGCATTCCTAAGTTTCGAACTCAGTATCCGTCACCACCACCCCGGCAGAGACGGTTACTAAGATACCTGATCAGGCCAGGTGTTGCTGATGCTGCTGTTTGGCTGAGGTGTCCTCCGATCTTGTTGATAccaatctatttttttattagaattcaGTTGCATAGTTCTTGACCAGAAACAATGATTAgcactaaaatttgaaaaaattagtGAGGTTAAACACTATTTAAGACTGCTTGGACAGAAGTCACTTgtcaattttttattaagtgGTCAATGCTTAGTCACCTTTAGTCACCAATAGCGTGGCCACCAGAGACGTCGCCTAAATTTAATGGACGATATCTGCACAATCTTGTAAGAAAGTTATTTGGCTGCAAAAATTTGCAAAGGAATTTAgacacaaacaaaaaaaattaataatttgcGACAATTAAAATATCTTACATATTACAAAAAATCTATCTTTTCATTCAATAATAGAACACAAGATTTTAGTATCATTTTGTACTTGAAATGGTAgaaaaaaaacttaaatgtaaaaaatctagacttttttatttaaataagtataagaaaatgattaatttttataatgcGCATGAatgaaaatttgaaacaaaatgCACATAATCATCTCAAGAGTAGcacacacaaaataaaattacactCCATTCCAAAAAAAACACTAACAAAATGAAGCCTCTAATTCACCTGCATCACCCACGAAATGAAATTTTCAATTCAGGCTGGGTGAACGCAAAGTGGAACTTGTCAGGTCTCCTTCCAAGTTGGGTATGCTAAGGACTTGTTTGGGTGAGCTTCtaagaaaagatctttttttaaaagatcttattgAAAAgcaaaagtaattttatgtttggatatctcatgtaaaaaggtctttttatctatcaattatgtttgggtataataatataaaagtacttttttgtttatttattacatgaaaaacatcttttttgtaaggaaaaaagatcttttaaaaagagatgtaaattacagcttttcaaaaaagatctttttttattttactaatgcttttacttttactactagaagTTTGTCAAacacgttaaaaaataaaaaaagatcttttttcattgaaaaaagatctttttttaacaaaataatggcGCCCAAACAAGCACTAAATAcgaaataaaaattttaagtggGACACACACAAAATTATCATTATAAATCATCTATGCAATTTCTTTACACTTATCTTTGACAAAGTTCTTTTTCTTATACAACTGAGGGCAATACCCATTAGCTAATATCCATTAGGTAGAAACAACATAATCTTTTACTTGGCTTCACTTTGAAGTTCGGTACAGTGCATTGAATAGTCTTGTTCCAATAGATTTTACTGACCATACCTGGAAAAATGCTCTAACAAATACAATAGGCCAATAGCTGCAACACAAAAGAACTTGgctaaaaatgattttttaataCAACTTAAGTACAAAATTAGAAGTCATAAAACTTTAATTAATTCATAATCATCATcgttattattatgattattttgttaaaacCAATGTAAAACAGTAAAGtacaaaacacaaaacaaaataCTAATGAATCATGAGTCATGCTTCAACTAAAGTACCCTAATTGTTTGCATATATAATAAACAGTGCATGTCAGATTACAAAATTTCATCACCTGCTATATTATTAGCTAGGGATAACTGTAAAATTATATTTCTCATCATCACAGCACAATACCGATAAATCCATTATTAAAATGTTGTTCAACATAAACCAAAAATTTCAGTTGAAAAGAAGGACATTAGAATTATAAACCTAAGGTTGTGAATCAATTTTTGTAGCCTCAGACCGTCCTAGTTCAAAAAATGTTTCAACACATTAAATGCAATAACATTGCACTTCTGAATTATACAATTGCATCATAGGATATAGATATAACAATCCTTAGCTAGTTTAATtcaatgaaaattaaattcgCTTTTGCCTCTCGTGAAGTCGTCCAATTCGCATTTGCCTCTTCTGAGATCGTCTAATTCGTGTCTGCCTCACCTGGAATACCATGTTAGCTGCGCAGTCAATCCTGCCAGCTCTATTTCGCTAGCGCCTTCCCTGGAATGGAGTGCAACTCTATTTCGTATATGCTGTCGCTGAAGTGGCCATGCGTATTTTGTTCCAACTTTCTATCTATGTGTATTctgaaaattaatattttttaaaatttatttaaaaaaaaagccaaaaatctataataataataataataataataataatataataataataataattttatagatctttatctttatctttatagtaTACAAATGGGAAGCTCATATGCTGACGTGGCGCTCATACGTTGAATCTGGGAGTTCATTTGCTTAGATGTCGTCATtagaaatttttagaattatatttattaattataaattattatttgcttaggttgttattttcaaattttaagtttgggtTGTTTTACttaagttgttattttttaaattttaaattattttatttaagttgttattttttaaattttagattgttgtacttagattattattttttaaattttaaattattttacttaggttgttattttttaaaaatttattaattctttttactattattttttaaaattttgttgatttttttaaaatttgcaGCTACATACGTTCTTTTAAAGAAATTtagagttttaaaaaaatttacgtTAATTATATTTCGGCTGTTACATACTAATATTACTATAACGATTTACGTTagtttagattttttaaattattatttgtttaggttgttatttttaaattttaagtttgggtTGTTTTActtggtttgttattttttaaattttaaattaaagtcaaccaaatttaaaaaaatttagttgtGATGCAACTATAAAAGTATAAGTGATGAGAGATGTAAAGCACCACAATTTAAAGTACATCAATCCCTTTCTTTACATATATTCAAAATCTCTCTACTTATTCCAATGGCTGGTATTCACAAAATTGCTGACATCACTCCTACAATTGACAATTTGTGTGTACGTATACGAGTATTACGGTTATGGACACTACCAAGTTACGGAAAATTCTCCATTGTCATACTCAATTGAGATGGTTTGGCTCGATGAAGACGTGAGTTTTctactaatatttttctattttattttaaatttatattatttatttgtttatttagggaatttaatcattaattttttttttcaaaatgctATTTGTGTTGTCTTGACTACTATAACTCATATTATGGATACTCCAGATTAGTGGTATGACCAATGTGAATGCAACACGTCCACATATGCTTTTACAAAAACTTTCAAATGTTCAAGTTGTGGCCGTCTTCCTTTTTCCATAACTCCaaggttatttatttattttttaaattaaagtctATGCACATTGGATTAGATATTGAATAGTctatatttaactttttttatgttattttcttttttaagcaGGTACCGAATAAAGCTTGGTATCATTGATGATTCTGACTGTGCATGTTTTGTAGTCTTTGACAAGTAGGtaaaaaaagttttgaaaaagagcTGTGTGGAGATACTTGATCCGCTCCTATTGATAAGATCTAACCaatatttatttctaaaaacatagtgaagatatttttattggtaatttttatattatttattattaatatattatgcAATACCCTTCAGAAAGGAGATTTATCGGATACACCTACACTTTTGCTCAACCTAATTGATAAGACCTTTCTCTTCATCGTTGAAGTTCAAATATCTGATAATCCACATTTTTCACCTTCTTATAAAGTTAAGAAGATGACTGATAATGTGGACCTTATAAATAAATGCAAAGAGACTCACCCTATTCAAATTGTGAGTATAATTATAAGTGTACtttctattaaaaattaatatattttttgctTCCTTAGTCATTAGTAGTatctaatttataaataataattaataattaattataattttaagatGTTGACTACATCGGTGgtttgctttcaatttcaaagACATCCTCAATCATTGAAGGGGAGAAAGTAGAAGGTGCTAAGGTATttgttcaaaaaataatttttttgtttgtttgttctCTCAAAATTAgatcttaattttatttaaaaaatattagtgagATAAAATCAAAGGTTAGAAAGAAGTCTTTAATTTAACGTGGTATTTTGTACAGAATTTATTGTTTGAATTCTCCAATGAAGTTGCGGCCAGTGATGAATCCGAATTGTTGAAAAATGCTATTACACCAACTAAGCGATTATCCTCAGAGTCGGAAGAATTGAAGGTGGAAGGAGATACCTCAACTTGCAAGAAGATTAAGATTGAGAAAGAAACTTGAGAATTTGGATGCACATGTTTTGGAATTCCTTTTAGAGTCTACCTAATAGAATAATGCCAATCATATATTTGTTTTGGTGGAAACATTGTCTTTTCTTgagttgttatttttcttttggttctcttcgatttttatgtttggaatttagaattttttttaaatgtaaaTTGAAGTTATTTGGTTATTACTTgtggttttatttttaatttaattttcaccGTTGATATTCTGataatatctaatttaatatttaatgtcataaagttataaattttttctttgaattattgttgatacaattaagttagttattaatttttaatgtgtatttatttaaaaaaaatctaattataattttaattaaagtattatggttagaattttaaatttaaattcaaatatacttttttttgaatttttacttaaGCAATTGGGtttgagaatattttttaagaatttatataatttataagcTACTATGCTAATTACAAAGAATTATAATAAAGTAAATATAATTACCAGTCTTATTAAGATGTGAGATTATttatactatttaaaaaaaatataatactgtttaaattttagaaaaggTATAATAAAGTTAATACTGTTTatgatgaaactaaaaaaagttatttttaaattaacaaatttctATATTCCTAATAGACAACGAACattttattagaaaaatttatttcaaaatttaaaatttatactaGCTAATTAgaaaattctatttaaaaatttgaaaattgaatttctaATACTAATTTCTAATTAACTAAGTTCTTAACCATTtcgatttttaaatttaaatttttttacttgccatatttataaatttttattattattttttagattatctcTCCACAAGAGaagtattttcatctttttctctctttttaaatattttttctaaatttaccTAATTTATaaggttattaatttttagattatatttaattttatttatttttatagataaataataggattgatactatttatgacgaaactaataaaaattatttttaacttaaCAAATTCATATATTCTTAATGAACAACAAACGTTTAATTAaaaagtttatttaaaaattttaaatttgcacTAGCTAATTAGgaaattctatttaaaaatttgaaatttaaaattctaatacTAATTCCTAATTAAGTGGCTTCTTAAccgttttgatttttaaatttaaatttttttatttgtcacatttataatttttttctatttactTCGTTTACattgttattttttagattatctcGGCACAACAATAGATGTACTTtcatctttttctctctttttactTATAAGTTATTCATTTTCAATCTCTTTATTTAAGGaaatgaaaaaaagattttaactATAACTTGAATTTATTGATCGTGAGATTAAActtatatttatttgaaaaaaatactttcataaaaaaatatattatttttcgtaaaatatgtttatgtaactaaataaatgagaataaaaaggaaattaaagcaaccaatgaaaataaaagcTGTGTGATTTCACATAGACATAAGAAGACACTAATTTCATATTCTATATGGTAAGTTAGACATGagaaaaaattgtaaaaaaattagtgtCTCAGTATTTTAAAGAGAcacaaaatacatatttttaataGGTGTTTGTGTATGACTATgtctttcattatttttgtctaAGTAAACAAACACCATACATGTACTCTGTGTACTCCCGTGTCTATGTTTTGATAGACATGTATACCAAAAATAAACGCTGCCATATGTGTACTCCTgtgtactttattttttttaataatataaaaaaattaataataaaaatgtattatgtataatgtatatatatttttaattagttaaaaaatttatttatttagtattttcaaGTATATATTGAAAGATGCAAGAAGTCCAAAGAGAAGCAAGATTGAAGAGAAAATTGATATtaaaagacaaagaaaatataaaacGGAGCACAATTCAAGGtagattttatacaaaaaaataactaaCATGTCATGAATATTTTGGCCGAATGAAAGCCCATAAAATACAATATTCTCtatatattatttagctatTGACAAGTATTTGTTTGCATGTGAGATTGTGTGAAGAACCTTAGCGTATGATATTCATCAAAGGTGGCCTTTAATGATGAGATTAACCTTTTATTTGCCTGGAGAGCAAAATATTATCTTTAAAGATGATGACGATCTTGAAGAAATcgtggaagaagaggaagaaaaatgtacGATATTCTTAACATGGATGGAGGCCAATAAAAAACTTGAAGCAGGTCAAACTTTGACGTATGGTGAGTTTCCAAATCAATTTGTTTATGATAGAGAATCAAGGGAATGGCATCCATGCAAAAGAGTGTATTGTATCGGGAGGTTAAATTATGTTCCACCGGGTACAGGtgatatttattatatgagaATTTTGTTAGCTGTTCATAGAGGTTGCACAACATATGAGTATATTAGGACAGTTAATGGAATTACATATTCTAGCTTCCAAGATGTTTGCTATTCCATGGGACTACTGTGCGATGATAGGGAATTCATTGTAGCTATTAATGAGGTAGCTGAACTCGCATCTGGTCATCAATTGAGAAAACTATTTGCGATGCTACTGATATCTAATAGCAATAGCAATCCAGAGCGTGTTTGGAATGCAACTTGGACATTATTAGCTAATGGAATACTATATGAGAGGAGAAACGCTTTGAAAAACCAAAgtattttactatgtctttttttATATCAAGATTGTATTCTcttattatctttatttttattaataatattaatagttttattttggaattacttattaaatatttcataaaataaCCATGTGCTTTTACTAGGACTAAACATGACTCATGACGAATTGAAAAATCTCTGCCTTATTGAGATTGATGAGAAGATATTCAACAGCAATGCGAGATCTTTAAGAGACTATCAATTAATGCCATATCCTGAGATGTCTGATATTCGCCTTTTTCAGAATAAGCTAATAGAGGAGGATTTAGCATATGACACAAATGAGTTGACTCATACAAACTTATATACGAAACAAAAGATGACTCATGAGCAAAGGTTAGTATTTGATGAGATACTCAATGTTGTTATTACATACTCTGGTGATTTTTACTTCTTTATGGGCAtggtgggtgtggtaagatatTTATTTGGAATGGACTTTCTTCTACTATTCGGTCTAGAAGAAAGATTATTTTAAATGTCGCATCCAGTGGAATTGCTTCTTTACTCCTACTTGGTGGCAGAAGGACTCATTCTAGATTTTCAATACCCATTACAATTACTGATGAATCTACTTGCAACATCAAGCATGGCAGTTTGAAGGCTGAGCTGCTCATCCAAAGTAGCTTAATAATTTGGGATGAAGCTCCAATGCTCAATAAATGTGCTTTGAAGTACTTGATCGGACGCTCAGGGATCTTATGTCAGTTACCGATCAACATAAAACACATAAACCATTTGGTGGTAAGGTTGTTATTCTAGGAAGTGATTTCATACAGATACTTCCGGTGATTCCGAAAGGAAGTAGACACGATATATTGGCATCCACTATTAACTCATCCCATCTCTGGTCATTTTGTAAGGTTCTGAAACTGCATACGAATATGAGGCTTCTAATGTCTTCTTCGGATCAAGATGAAGGTGAAATGAAGAGATTTTCTAATTGGATACTTGATGTTGGAAATAGAAATATTGGCTCTATTGTTGGTGATGAATCAGAAGTTGAAATTCCAGATGATCTATTGATTACAACTACTGATGACCATTTGGTAGACTTTGCATATCCAAATTTGTTGTAAAACATGTCAGATTACAGGTATTTTCAGAGTAGGGCAATTCTTGCACCCACGCTTGAGAGTGTCGAGAAGGTAAACGATTTTGTCTTGACAATCTTTCCAGGGATAAAAAAGGAGTATTTGAGCTCTAACACAATATGTCAAGCTGATGAGAATGAAGATGTACAACAAGAGTGGTTCACACCAGAGTTCCTAAATGACATCAATTGTTCGGGACTACCCAATCACAAGTTGACTTTGAAGCCAGGAGTCACTGTAATGCTACTCTGAAACATAGACCAGACTTCGGGTTTATGCAATGGGACAAGATTATAGTTAACGAACTTGGCAGCAACGTAATTGGAGGGACGATAGTGACCGGTAGAAATATTGGAGATAAAGTGTACATTCCAATAATGAACTTGATCCCTTCAGATTCAGGATTGCCATTTAAGTTCCAACAGAGACAATTTCCATTAACAATATGCTTTGCAATGACCATTAACAAGAGTCAGGGTCAATCATTATCACATGTAGGACTTTATTTGCCAAAATCAGTGTTCACCCATGGACAACTTTATGTTGCTTTGTCAAGAGTTAAGAGTCGCAGTGGCCTCAGGGTTTTAATTCTAGACGAAGACGGTAATCCAAAGTTATCAACAACAAATGTCGTGTTCAAAGAggtttttaataatatttaggtaagaataatattattttcactTTAATAGCATGTTATGATTTATACTTTTGTACAAATATTTACTATAGATATAACTAATTTATCTATAACTCCTTTTTCAGATTTGAAATGAAATGTGTAACAAGGAGCACAACATCCTATGCCAATTGCTTTTCTAATGAAGTTAGTAAGATACTAGATTGtcgataaatttttattagctttttgataaaaaaaaatttagtgtaAAATTAACATGCTATTATTACAAttatatatgtttttatttttttcatgtcTCCCTCCTTATGAttcaagaatattataaacttcaaactcttctatttatattttactttgaataaagataaaacaACATATTTAACACGTTTATTATATAAGGACGATAATAGTGTTATActaactttaaaaaatatataggtataaaatattatttttaatttaatttatcaaatttaaatataagcCCGTGCATCGCACGGGTTTAACACTAGTACTATGATAAAGTCAATcagtataaataaatttaagtGGTTCAAATCTTTTGTTAATCTATTAAAAATTGTGAGCATGGTAGATATATCAAAAGAATAAATTTGAgtagaaaattataaaaataattaaaataaatccttttgataaacattaaaaaagataaaataaaaaagacggAAGAGATGCAACATGCAAGCAGAGGCATAGCCTCATAGTAACCAAGGGAGACCATGATCCcctaaattttaattgttttatataaattttaatttaatcccttaaattttttattctaatgttattttattgtcaaattaattatttttagccCCTTCTTATATGTGACCAAACTCCGCCCTTGGATGCAATATCATTTTTAGACCAAATGATGACTATATATTCATAAGGTGAATGCTAAGTCGGCAACATTATTAATTTGATAGAAGA from Arachis stenosperma cultivar V10309 chromosome 9, arast.V10309.gnm1.PFL2, whole genome shotgun sequence encodes the following:
- the LOC130947342 gene encoding pentatricopeptide repeat-containing protein At1g80550, mitochondrial isoform X1, giving the protein MHSLFSSKSAIRLQHSSFHRISSYFFLKFHSDDSIQLDEATVRETLVSFSNDWKKAFDFFNWVESHHHFRHSTTTYNNILDILAKYFEFDLCWDLIHRMRWNPHSQPDHTTFRLMFHRYASAHAVNDAISTFHRLSQFNLKDHTSFSNLIDALCDHKHVLEAQDIVLGNNKDLLIDAGFIDSVGKTKISNMVLRGWYKMGWWSKCREFWEEMDAKGVHKDLHSYSIFMDILCKSGKSWKAVKLYKNLKSQRIKLDVVVYNIVIRAIGLSQGVDFSIRVFNEMKELGIKPTVVTYNTIMRLLCDSYRHKEALALLNVMRRDDCYPNTVSYHCFFATLEKPKEMIGLFDRMVGSGVRPNMDTYVMLMRKFARWGFLRLVFMVWDKMEQLGCSPDASAYNALIDALVEKGLIDMARKYDEEMLAKGLSPKPRKELGTKLVIHQEEEAQC